A stretch of Anoplolepis gracilipes chromosome 12, ASM4749672v1, whole genome shotgun sequence DNA encodes these proteins:
- the LOC140672007 gene encoding ADP-ribosylation factor-like protein 3 — MGLLAILRKLRSNPDKELRLLLLGLDNAGKTTILKSLASEDITQVTPTQGFNIKSVQSEGFKLNVWDIGGARKIRPYWRNYFENTDVLIYVVDSADIKRLEETGQELSELLLEEKLRGVPLLVYANKQDLGHAVTAAEIAEGLGLHNIKDRDWQIQSCIAIEGKGVKEGLEWACKNIKRK, encoded by the exons atG GGTCTGCTTGCTATTTTACGGAAGTTACGATCAAATCCTGATAAAGAATTACGATTATTACTGTTGGGCCTCGACAATGCCGGAAAAACGACTATCTTGAAATCTTTGGCTAGTGAAGATATCACGCAG GTTACTCCAACACAaggttttaatataaaaagcgTTCAGAGCGAAGGTTTCAAGTTGAACGTTTGGGATATTGGTGGAGCTCGAAAAATTCGACCTTATTGGCGAAATTATTTTGAGAACACGGATGTACTT ATTTACGTCGTTGATAGCGCGGATATCAAGAGGCTAGAAGAGACGGGACAGGAATTATCGGAGCTTCTGCTGGAAGAAAAGCTGCGCGGAGTACCATTGTTAGTATATGCTAATAAGCAAGACTTGGGACACGCCGTAACAGCGGCTGAAATAGCGGAGGGACTCGGTTTACACAATATCAAAGATCGAGATTGGCAAATACAATCGTGCATCGCCATCGAGGGCAAGGGCGTGAAA GAGGGCTTAGAATGGGCGTGCAAGAACATCAAGAGGAAGTAA
- the LOC140672004 gene encoding RCC1 domain-containing protein 1, translating into MPVYYTGLNASPLFSNQDGIITSIARLTQIPFTGITDIEISWNYFLLWQDTKLYITGKISDNDDKNNPRLIQIPEESSGSCKMAIPGRESVVILSTQNEIWKYKVYDDSWQKVTPFISNNDNTLAEYAIKLSQTGCTVVLTNLGRVFNAPLLVKIPKRIKFVDLACGYDHTILLAENGDVYSMGMGIRGQLGHNELENCDDPKLIEALAGLKIVQVSAGGWHTAAVTDQGDLYTWGWNSNGELGIESKDKKVHAVPTLVDFKNDREQIIEVNVKKVECGNSFTICLTDDGSFWGCGTNKYGQLGKLQQDCESTSNFIKLNIQPLDFKTVKKFKCHEWGTAIITE; encoded by the exons ATGCCAGTGTATTATACCGGTTTAAATGCCAGTCCGCTTTTTTCCAATCAGGATGGAATTATCACATCAATAGCACGTTTGACTCAGATTCCATTTACTGGAATCACAGATATTGAGATTAGttggaattattttcttctctggcaggatacaaaattatacattactgGAAAAATCAGTGATaacgatgataaaaataaccCTCGTTTAATTCAAATTCCAGAAGAATCTTCAGGAAg ttGTAAAATGGCTATTCCTGGTCGGGAAAGCGTAGTTATTTTGTCAACACAGAATGAAATTtggaaatataaagtatatgatGATTCTTGGCAAAAAGTGACACCTTTTATTTCcaataatgataatacatTGGCCGAATATGCCATCAAATTATCACAAACAGGATGTACAGTAGTTCTAACTAACTTAG gGCGTGTATTTAATGCTCCACTTTTGGTTAAAATACCAAAAAGAATCAAGTTCGTTGATCTTGCCTGCGGTTATGACCATACCATTTTATTGGCAGAGAATGGCGATGTTTACTCAATGGGGATGGGAAT ACGTGGTCAGTTAGGGCATAATGAATTGGAAAACTGTGATGATCCAAAACTCATTGAAGCGTTAGCGGGTCTAAAGATAGTGCAAGTATCAGCAGGTGGTTGGCATACCGCTGCAGTCACCGATCAA GGCGATTTGTATACATGGGGATGGAATTCAAATGGAGAACTAGGAATTGAAAGCAAAGACAAAAAAGTTCACGCTGTTCCAACTTTAgtggattttaaaaatgacagaGAGCAAATTATAGAagttaatgttaaaaaagttGAATGCGGAAATTCTTTTACCATATGTTTAACAG ACGACGGTTCTTTTTGGGGTTGTGGCACTAATAAATATGGCCAATTAGGGAAGCTTCAACAAGACTGTGAAAGtacaagtaattttattaaattgaacatCCAACCATTAGATTTTAAAAcagtgaaaaaatttaaatgtcacGAATGGGGCACGGCGATAATTACAGAATAA
- the LOC140672005 gene encoding uncharacterized protein isoform X2 has product MKLIRDKKLSREDFFNEMSIFFLYVAENISSDNQVLHWELTVDKCNKSTNFDESLMNRTESVTNKSSNEKLMSEDNAAQGIKSSLITEKLRDSENNKNLQQKLSEKSQTLLRIENSQIDTSIDADVIESSNLIQFNALDAIIEATYNMYANELRYALIYAVFVTPIQLEIYHMPHTLRKPRQIKVADPGGSFDIQLRKRLEKAVYESTLDNSKPGKKTTTNIKKEREVMEDLNMTVPPTPPSSLTEEEILANNRRYILPLIEAKEAAQIYEMHAESMKRK; this is encoded by the exons ATGAAATTGATTCGAG ATAAAAAACTCTCACGTGAAGATTTTTTCAACGAAATGAGCATATTCTTTCTATACGTTGCTGAGAATATATCTAGTGACAATCAAGTGTTGCATTGGGAATTAACTGtggataaatgtaataaatcaaCAAATTTCGATGAATCTCTTATGAATAGAACGGAATCAGTCACGAATAAATCATCTAACGAGAAATTAATGTCAGAAGACAATGCGGCGCAAGGAATCAAATCTTCTTTAATCACGGAAAAATTAAGAGATTCCGAaaacaataa aaatttgcaGCAGAAGTTGTCAGAAAAATCTCAAACTTTGTTAAGGATAGAGAATTCGCAAATAGATACATCCATAGATGCAGACGTCATTGAATCATCCAACTTAATACAGTTCAACGCATTGGATGCAATTATTGAAGCAACGTAcaacat GTATGCTAATGAATTACGATATGCTCTTATATATGCAGTTTTCGTAACGCCAATTCAATTAGAAATCTATCATATGCCGCACACTCTCCGAAAACCGCGTCAAATTAAGGTCGCAGATCCTGGAGGATCGTTTGACATACAACTTCGTAAGCGGTTGGAAAAGGCTGTCTATGAATCGACACTAGATAACAGCAAACCag gaaAGAAAACGActactaatataaaaaaagagcgaGAAGTTATGGAGGATTTAAACATGACGGTTCCTCCGACACCACCATCTTCTTTAACTGAGGAAGAAATATTAGCCAATAATCGCCGATATATTTTACCGTTGATAGAAGCGAAGGAAGCGGCACAAATCTACGAGATGCATGCAGAGAGTAtgaaacgaaaataa
- the LOC140672005 gene encoding uncharacterized protein isoform X1: MLYFCDEKSTFVDKKLSREDFFNEMSIFFLYVAENISSDNQVLHWELTVDKCNKSTNFDESLMNRTESVTNKSSNEKLMSEDNAAQGIKSSLITEKLRDSENNKNLQQKLSEKSQTLLRIENSQIDTSIDADVIESSNLIQFNALDAIIEATYNMYANELRYALIYAVFVTPIQLEIYHMPHTLRKPRQIKVADPGGSFDIQLRKRLEKAVYESTLDNSKPGKKTTTNIKKEREVMEDLNMTVPPTPPSSLTEEEILANNRRYILPLIEAKEAAQIYEMHAESMKRK, translated from the exons ATGTTGTATTTTTGTGATGAAAAATCTACTTTTGTAGATAAAAAACTCTCACGTGAAGATTTTTTCAACGAAATGAGCATATTCTTTCTATACGTTGCTGAGAATATATCTAGTGACAATCAAGTGTTGCATTGGGAATTAACTGtggataaatgtaataaatcaaCAAATTTCGATGAATCTCTTATGAATAGAACGGAATCAGTCACGAATAAATCATCTAACGAGAAATTAATGTCAGAAGACAATGCGGCGCAAGGAATCAAATCTTCTTTAATCACGGAAAAATTAAGAGATTCCGAaaacaataa aaatttgcaGCAGAAGTTGTCAGAAAAATCTCAAACTTTGTTAAGGATAGAGAATTCGCAAATAGATACATCCATAGATGCAGACGTCATTGAATCATCCAACTTAATACAGTTCAACGCATTGGATGCAATTATTGAAGCAACGTAcaacat GTATGCTAATGAATTACGATATGCTCTTATATATGCAGTTTTCGTAACGCCAATTCAATTAGAAATCTATCATATGCCGCACACTCTCCGAAAACCGCGTCAAATTAAGGTCGCAGATCCTGGAGGATCGTTTGACATACAACTTCGTAAGCGGTTGGAAAAGGCTGTCTATGAATCGACACTAGATAACAGCAAACCag gaaAGAAAACGActactaatataaaaaaagagcgaGAAGTTATGGAGGATTTAAACATGACGGTTCCTCCGACACCACCATCTTCTTTAACTGAGGAAGAAATATTAGCCAATAATCGCCGATATATTTTACCGTTGATAGAAGCGAAGGAAGCGGCACAAATCTACGAGATGCATGCAGAGAGTAtgaaacgaaaataa